The following are from one region of the Acidobacteriota bacterium genome:
- a CDS encoding chemotaxis protein CheX, whose amino-acid sequence MRMELIQPFINSADAVLAQGLQGPTSVENLSMEEEAYRRRGVAAEICLTGDIEGRIIFDLAPEVAVKVASCMAGEELPQTNDLVRETVCELANQIIGNAVTTLNDQGFHFRVHPPHMLTTEHGTKSSEDTEALVMCFNTTSGTVFMNVALRYHPSGVAEHAVAG is encoded by the coding sequence ATGCGCATGGAGCTGATCCAGCCGTTCATCAACTCGGCGGATGCGGTCCTCGCCCAGGGACTGCAAGGTCCTACGTCCGTCGAAAACCTCAGTATGGAAGAAGAGGCTTATCGACGCCGGGGCGTGGCCGCCGAAATCTGCCTGACCGGCGACATCGAAGGCCGCATCATTTTTGACCTGGCCCCCGAAGTGGCCGTGAAAGTAGCCAGTTGCATGGCCGGCGAGGAGTTGCCCCAGACCAACGACCTGGTCCGCGAAACCGTCTGCGAACTTGCCAACCAGATTATCGGCAACGCGGTCACCACATTGAACGACCAGGGATTCCACTTCCGCGTTCATCCCCCGCACATGCTCACGACCGAGCACGGCACCAAAAGCAGCGAAGACACAGAAGCCCTCGTGATGTGCTTCAATACCACCAGCGGGACCGTCTTCATGAATGTCGCCCTGCGCTATCACCCCAGCGGAGTCGCGGAACACGCCGTCGCCGGGTGA
- a CDS encoding energy transducer TonB produces MGLSLIMALSTVGSSFALGQDQQEITRKVKSRVSPLYPELARRMNITGVVKVQVTVDKNGTVKNSKLVGGHPILANSALDAVRKWRFESATEETTGIVEFHFDPTQ; encoded by the coding sequence ATGGGCCTATCACTGATCATGGCGCTAAGTACTGTCGGTTCGTCTTTTGCCCTTGGGCAAGATCAGCAGGAAATCACCCGCAAGGTAAAGAGCAGGGTTTCGCCACTCTATCCCGAACTGGCGCGACGCATGAATATCACCGGGGTGGTGAAGGTCCAGGTCACGGTCGATAAAAACGGTACCGTGAAGAACAGCAAACTGGTCGGCGGTCATCCCATTCTCGCCAACTCCGCGCTCGATGCAGTTCGCAAATGGCGATTTGAAAGCGCTACCGAAGAAACCACCGGAATTGTGGAATTCCACTTTGATCCAACCCAGTAG
- a CDS encoding chemotaxis protein CheA, with protein MSELHDLFFESAGELVQALNEQALVLEKSPGDAETLRGIRRTVHTLKGDAAACGFNELSELAHEFEDVLTLENPEANPFVPDVALRAADVFVALLEAYRNQKKTPDIGPLRAEIARLAHPSAAKAAEKKPSKRVVTVTPWSEYEQVTIDRAVSEGRRVYHIRVQLDAQCAMPIAARQLIQVALSSLGEVLAIYPEKEAVVSQLEIALASEKSAEVIRAKCRIPTIAQSAKVVLWKGKVSSGTPAVASPEPETEGPAAAPSREVATHVPSEESAATVASPTTDNTLRVDAEKIDTVLNLVGELILAKSMWQQTLNEFGERFPKDDLRGKFSDVMAFQARALNDLQRSVMKIRMVPVEQLFRRFPRVVRDVARQCGKDIELVVKGADTDLDKRILDALAEPLTHLVRNAIGHGIETSEERVRAGKRGQGTLRLNAYHQGNQVVIEVSDDGHGIEITKVRQRALSQGLLTAEEATILSDAQTVELILRPGFSTAAEITELSGRGVGLDVVHSVMERLKGTVQIETEAGRGTTFRLRLPLTLAIIKALLFKVEQRLYAISLNSVVEITRTTEDQVHQVENYEVLQLRNQVLPLLRLGAPPQPGTASARDKIFVLVTSSGDRKFGLIVDDLVGEEELVIKAIDDQSIATDLISGASILGDGRVVLILNLLALVERFTKAGGRAADSRLAGLLRTVPKIAPQAHHTAGGHA; from the coding sequence ATGTCCGAGCTGCACGACTTGTTTTTTGAGAGTGCCGGGGAACTCGTCCAGGCTCTCAACGAGCAGGCGCTGGTGCTCGAGAAGTCGCCAGGCGACGCGGAAACGCTGCGCGGCATCCGGCGGACGGTCCACACTCTCAAGGGAGACGCGGCGGCCTGCGGGTTCAACGAACTCAGCGAACTGGCACACGAATTCGAAGATGTCCTGACCCTGGAAAACCCTGAGGCCAATCCATTCGTGCCCGACGTCGCCCTGCGCGCGGCTGACGTTTTTGTCGCGTTGCTGGAAGCCTATCGAAATCAGAAGAAGACTCCCGATATCGGACCGTTGCGCGCCGAGATTGCCCGATTGGCACATCCCAGCGCAGCCAAGGCGGCTGAAAAGAAGCCCAGCAAGCGAGTGGTGACGGTCACGCCCTGGTCAGAATACGAACAAGTCACCATCGATCGCGCAGTCAGCGAAGGCCGGCGCGTATACCACATTCGCGTGCAGCTCGATGCGCAATGCGCCATGCCCATCGCTGCCCGCCAGCTCATCCAGGTGGCACTGTCTTCTTTAGGAGAAGTGCTGGCCATCTATCCCGAGAAAGAGGCGGTCGTCAGCCAGTTGGAGATTGCACTGGCTTCGGAAAAATCCGCCGAAGTGATTCGAGCTAAATGCCGGATTCCGACCATCGCGCAAAGTGCCAAGGTCGTGCTCTGGAAAGGAAAAGTTTCCTCTGGCACCCCCGCGGTGGCTTCTCCGGAACCGGAGACCGAGGGCCCGGCGGCCGCACCGTCGCGGGAAGTTGCGACGCATGTCCCGTCCGAGGAATCGGCGGCGACAGTCGCCTCTCCGACCACCGACAACACGCTGCGAGTCGATGCCGAAAAGATCGATACTGTACTCAACCTGGTCGGCGAACTCATCCTCGCAAAATCGATGTGGCAGCAGACCTTGAACGAATTTGGAGAGCGCTTTCCGAAGGACGATCTCCGCGGCAAGTTTTCCGATGTCATGGCCTTTCAGGCGCGCGCGCTGAACGATCTGCAACGCTCGGTGATGAAAATCCGCATGGTTCCGGTCGAACAACTTTTCCGCCGCTTTCCACGCGTCGTGCGCGACGTCGCCCGGCAGTGCGGGAAAGATATTGAACTCGTTGTGAAGGGTGCCGACACCGATCTCGACAAGCGCATTCTCGATGCACTCGCCGAACCGCTCACTCACTTAGTGCGCAATGCCATCGGACACGGCATCGAAACTTCCGAAGAGCGCGTGCGCGCTGGGAAACGTGGGCAGGGAACGCTGCGCCTGAACGCGTATCACCAGGGCAACCAGGTCGTGATCGAAGTCTCTGACGATGGACACGGCATTGAAATCACCAAAGTGCGCCAGCGTGCGCTCTCGCAGGGTCTGCTGACTGCGGAAGAAGCAACCATACTCAGCGATGCGCAGACGGTCGAACTCATTCTTCGCCCCGGCTTCAGCACGGCAGCCGAAATCACGGAGCTTTCAGGTCGCGGAGTTGGTCTGGACGTCGTGCATAGCGTGATGGAACGCTTGAAGGGCACGGTACAGATCGAAACCGAAGCGGGCCGCGGCACCACCTTCCGGCTGCGTCTGCCGCTCACGCTGGCCATTATCAAAGCGCTGCTGTTTAAAGTGGAGCAGAGGCTCTACGCGATTTCATTGAACTCGGTGGTAGAGATTACCCGCACCACGGAAGACCAGGTCCATCAAGTCGAGAATTACGAAGTGCTGCAACTGCGCAATCAGGTGCTGCCGCTCTTGCGCCTGGGAGCACCCCCGCAACCGGGGACTGCCTCCGCGAGAGACAAGATCTTTGTGCTCGTCACCAGTAGCGGCGACCGCAAGTTTGGCTTGATCGTCGACGACCTGGTAGGCGAAGAAGAACTCGTCATCAAGGCGATCGACGACCAGTCGATTGCAACCGACCTGATCAGTGGCGCGTCGATTCTCGGCGATGGCCGCGTGGTCCTGATCCTCAACCTGCTCGCGCTGGTGGAACGCTTCACCAAGGCGGGCGGCCGGGCAGCCGACAGCCGGCTTGCAGGTTTGCTGCGAACCGTGCCCAAAATTGCACCGCAGGCGCACCACACGGCGGGAGGGCACGCATGA
- a CDS encoding chemotaxis protein CheW codes for MSRETQVVGFRVGRETYGIPIASLHEIVRVPEITAVPDAPAYMEGVINLRGKIVSVLDLHKRFGKSATPLHRRSRILVVEHKGRLAGMIVDEASEVIKIPESEIEPAPGMMQEGGLDCVTGLGKYLGRLIILLDVGKILEFRQTATPESASDTAVGTTGKAAAQSAVAGKK; via the coding sequence ATGAGCCGGGAAACCCAAGTCGTAGGTTTCCGAGTAGGACGCGAAACCTACGGCATACCCATCGCGTCCCTGCACGAAATCGTGCGCGTACCAGAAATTACGGCCGTGCCGGATGCTCCCGCTTACATGGAGGGAGTCATCAACCTGCGCGGCAAGATCGTTTCCGTACTCGACCTGCATAAACGCTTCGGTAAGAGTGCGACTCCTCTGCACCGTCGCAGCCGGATTCTGGTGGTCGAACACAAAGGGCGACTGGCCGGAATGATCGTGGACGAGGCCTCCGAAGTCATCAAGATTCCCGAATCCGAAATCGAACCTGCCCCTGGCATGATGCAGGAAGGCGGGTTGGACTGCGTAACCGGGCTGGGGAAATACCTGGGACGGCTCATCATCCTGCTCGACGTAGGAAAGATATTGGAATTCCGGCAGACCGCTACTCCGGAATCGGCATCGGACACCGCAGTTGGCACTACCGGCAAAGCGGCGGCGCAAAGCGCAGTCGCCGGGAAAAAATAA
- a CDS encoding response regulator encodes MEQFAPVKRSEDGQPVRYLIVDDSVFARKNLARMVESFGGQIAGEAGDGITAISEYDRVSPDIVLMDITMPQMEGIEAAEKIVREHPDARIVMVSSVGYQENIVAALQRGARHFVQKPVKPEVLYEVIKYVMKDDGAAARTAGAGA; translated from the coding sequence ATGGAACAGTTTGCGCCCGTAAAACGGAGCGAAGACGGACAACCCGTTCGCTACCTGATTGTGGACGACTCTGTTTTCGCCCGCAAGAATCTTGCCCGCATGGTGGAGTCATTTGGCGGACAAATCGCAGGCGAGGCCGGAGACGGAATAACCGCCATCAGCGAATACGATCGGGTCTCGCCCGACATCGTTCTCATGGATATCACTATGCCGCAGATGGAAGGCATTGAGGCGGCGGAAAAAATCGTCCGCGAGCATCCCGATGCGCGCATCGTGATGGTCTCTTCCGTCGGCTACCAGGAAAATATCGTCGCCGCATTGCAGCGCGGCGCACGGCATTTCGTGCAGAAGCCGGTGAAGCCCGAAGTCCTGTATGAAGTGATCAAGTACGTCATGAAGGATGATGGGGCTGCAGCCCGCACCGCTGGAGCAGGAGCCTAG
- a CDS encoding chemotaxis response regulator protein-glutamate methylesterase: MSNPVRVLVVDDSALMRKLIPKILERDDSIEVVGTAMDGNFGLKKIEELSPHVITLDLEMPGLNGIDTLKEIMRRWRLPVIVVSSHSTAGASITLKALGLGAFDFVAKPADVSARMPEIANELIGKIKAAAQSKSFRARQVPEGLQRGQKAGSARTGAPSRVIAIGVSTGGPNALQFLFSQLPAEFPGSILVVQHMPDGFTEMFAKRLDETCAIRVKEAQSGDLLLAGRVLICPGNRHIKVKKLPLGNVVILTEDAPVNGHRPSVDVLFRSMAEEFGSQGVAVIMTGMGDDGASGLGAVRAAGGVTIAQSEESCVVYGMPKAAIDRGFVTRVVHLEDLPNTLQAQSAPERTKADSGHGRTTSAGSN; the protein is encoded by the coding sequence ATGAGCAATCCCGTACGCGTGCTGGTAGTGGACGACTCCGCACTCATGCGCAAGCTGATTCCGAAGATCCTGGAACGCGACGACTCCATCGAAGTCGTTGGCACGGCCATGGACGGAAACTTTGGCCTGAAGAAAATTGAAGAGTTGTCGCCTCATGTCATCACGCTCGATCTGGAAATGCCGGGCCTGAATGGCATCGACACGCTGAAAGAAATCATGCGGCGCTGGCGGCTTCCCGTAATTGTGGTCAGCTCGCACAGCACCGCAGGTGCATCGATCACCCTAAAAGCGTTGGGGCTCGGCGCGTTCGACTTTGTTGCCAAACCCGCCGACGTATCGGCGCGCATGCCTGAGATCGCCAACGAACTGATCGGCAAGATCAAAGCTGCAGCCCAGAGCAAGAGCTTTCGCGCCCGTCAGGTGCCCGAGGGGTTACAACGTGGTCAGAAGGCAGGGTCGGCTCGAACCGGCGCACCCTCGCGCGTCATTGCGATCGGAGTTTCCACAGGCGGGCCGAACGCACTGCAATTTCTTTTCTCACAACTTCCGGCGGAATTTCCAGGCAGCATCCTGGTCGTCCAGCACATGCCGGACGGCTTTACCGAGATGTTTGCCAAGCGGCTCGATGAAACCTGTGCGATTCGCGTCAAGGAAGCCCAATCCGGCGACCTGCTGCTGGCGGGACGCGTCCTGATCTGCCCGGGCAACCGGCATATCAAGGTAAAGAAACTGCCATTGGGAAACGTCGTCATTTTGACCGAAGACGCGCCCGTCAATGGGCATCGCCCTTCGGTAGACGTGTTGTTTCGCAGCATGGCGGAAGAGTTTGGCTCGCAAGGCGTCGCTGTAATCATGACGGGAATGGGCGACGATGGGGCATCCGGTCTGGGCGCAGTACGGGCTGCCGGAGGGGTCACAATCGCGCAGAGCGAAGAGTCCTGCGTGGTCTATGGCATGCCAAAAGCGGCCATTGACAGGGGTTTTGTAACCAGGGTCGTTCACCTGGAAGACTTACCGAATACCTTACAAGCACAAAGCGCGCCCGAACGGACCAAGGCAGACTCGGGTCATGGCCGGACGACTAGTGCCGGAAGTAACTAG
- a CDS encoding methyltransferase domain-containing protein, giving the protein MNTSEAPLLTESELKLLQALIYQECGMHFDERRTHFLEDRLQRRLKECQLDSFYSYYRLLISQQGKAELAILLENLTVNETSFFRNKAQLELFQRDALEDILRRKHERHDYSLRLWSAGCSTGQEPYTMAMMIADALAYYHLRNPIAHENTFPKPLIPAPWRLEILASDISYSVLRAAQEGFYNEHQMSTVDYGSRLRYFDKVGDRYVIKKGLKELIHFDFHNLKTEYLPQRNDVIFCRNVMMYFDEAEQKRLVEKFYRCLNPQGYLFVGHAETLRGLSEKFQMVHHNAGTAYQRIEVNG; this is encoded by the coding sequence ATGAATACAAGCGAAGCGCCTTTGCTCACGGAGTCCGAACTGAAGCTGTTGCAGGCGCTGATCTACCAGGAATGTGGCATGCATTTCGACGAGCGGCGCACTCATTTTCTTGAGGACCGCCTGCAACGGCGCCTGAAAGAATGCCAGCTCGATTCTTTCTACAGCTACTACCGGTTATTGATCAGCCAACAGGGCAAGGCGGAATTGGCCATTCTGCTGGAAAACCTGACCGTCAACGAAACCAGCTTCTTCCGCAACAAGGCCCAGCTTGAACTGTTCCAGCGGGACGCTCTGGAAGACATTCTGCGGCGTAAGCACGAACGCCATGACTACAGCCTTCGCCTCTGGAGCGCGGGATGCTCCACCGGACAAGAGCCGTACACGATGGCGATGATGATCGCGGACGCGCTTGCTTATTACCATCTGCGCAATCCCATCGCGCACGAAAACACTTTCCCGAAGCCGTTGATTCCGGCGCCGTGGCGTCTGGAGATCCTCGCCAGCGACATCAGCTATTCCGTCCTGCGCGCCGCCCAGGAAGGCTTTTACAACGAACACCAGATGTCGACAGTGGACTATGGTTCCCGGCTGCGCTACTTCGACAAAGTAGGCGACCGCTACGTAATCAAGAAGGGATTAAAAGAACTAATCCACTTCGACTTTCACAATCTCAAGACCGAATATCTGCCCCAGCGCAACGATGTGATTTTCTGCCGCAACGTAATGATGTACTTCGACGAAGCGGAACAGAAGCGGCTGGTGGAAAAGTTCTATCGCTGTCTGAACCCGCAAGGATACCTTTTTGTCGGCCACGCGGAGACCCTGCGCGGACTGAGTGAAAAGTTCCAGATGGTGCACCACAACGCGGGAACCGCTTACCAACGCATTGAGGTGAATGGGTGA
- a CDS encoding HAMP domain-containing protein: MNIGKKLYLSFGGVLATVLILAMVILFAVWREHETKTAAQHSMDMTQATSTVRFEMMQNRLHLQNYLLSGDTRDVEKMNDGIRRLTDALRRAQGLATNDQQRSSLEKVQQFEQGWGNEFATPLVEKRRQVDSGNATVAELQIFYLQKDPGSWVSRSSEVLDQVDQFNLKLLEERRRSDEWQATFTVAITLLIALVALGVGTMIAYRTSKGITDPLNRLIHVAQQIGDSGDLEHNIDVKGQDEIGQLARTFDTMVKYLREMAAVSEAIAGGNLTVDVQPRSANDTLGNAFTKMVDGLRGLVRNVRDAASQVASASTQVAGASDESAKNSLQTSSAIDEVTSTMHEMSVNVQNMVKSTQTQASSVSETSASIDQMVTSIQRVADTAKVLLDISNRSREEVHSGIGTMEKATDGLNRINTTIRSSGEIIDALGSRADNIGKIVEVIDDLAEQTNLLALNAAIEAARAGEHGLGFAVVADEVRKLAEKSAQSTKEISELIQSIQKEARRAVDNMEKSTAIVNEGLNLGQDLNGALRKISNVVTEVYKFAQEIGAATNEQSHGSSQIARATTRLNEITHEINSAVEEQASGAQAVVKAMERMRELVQNSTSGSTELAASAEQMSKMSRDLLGSMDTFSLRPGEGTSSMSRGAARHATAGGRQ; encoded by the coding sequence ATGAACATTGGAAAAAAGCTTTACCTGAGTTTCGGAGGCGTTCTCGCGACCGTCCTGATTTTAGCGATGGTAATTCTGTTTGCCGTGTGGCGCGAGCACGAAACTAAGACCGCCGCGCAACACTCCATGGACATGACGCAGGCCACGTCCACGGTCCGCTTCGAAATGATGCAGAACCGTCTCCATCTCCAGAACTACCTGTTGAGCGGTGACACGCGCGACGTGGAGAAGATGAATGACGGCATCCGCCGTCTGACGGACGCTCTGCGTCGTGCCCAGGGTCTCGCGACCAACGACCAACAACGCTCGAGCCTCGAGAAGGTACAGCAGTTCGAGCAGGGTTGGGGCAATGAATTCGCGACTCCACTGGTGGAAAAGCGCCGTCAAGTGGACAGCGGCAATGCCACCGTCGCCGAACTGCAGATCTTCTATTTGCAGAAGGATCCCGGCTCGTGGGTGTCGCGCTCCAGCGAAGTGCTCGACCAGGTTGATCAATTCAACCTCAAGCTGTTGGAAGAGCGTCGCCGCTCGGACGAATGGCAGGCCACATTCACGGTCGCCATCACTCTGCTCATCGCATTGGTCGCTCTCGGCGTCGGGACGATGATTGCCTACCGCACTTCGAAAGGAATCACGGATCCGCTCAATCGCCTCATCCACGTGGCCCAGCAGATCGGCGATTCCGGCGATCTGGAACATAACATTGACGTCAAGGGACAGGATGAAATCGGGCAACTGGCTCGCACCTTTGACACCATGGTCAAGTACTTGCGTGAAATGGCAGCCGTATCCGAGGCCATCGCGGGTGGAAACCTCACCGTCGACGTCCAACCTCGTTCGGCCAATGACACGCTCGGCAATGCCTTTACAAAGATGGTGGACGGCCTTCGGGGACTGGTGCGCAATGTGCGCGACGCCGCTTCCCAGGTCGCCAGCGCCTCTACGCAGGTCGCCGGCGCGTCCGACGAATCGGCCAAGAACAGTCTGCAGACTTCTTCCGCAATCGATGAAGTCACCAGCACCATGCACGAGATGAGCGTTAACGTGCAGAACATGGTGAAGAGCACGCAGACGCAGGCGTCCAGTGTCAGCGAGACTTCTGCGTCCATCGATCAGATGGTGACCTCGATCCAACGGGTCGCGGACACAGCCAAAGTGCTGCTCGACATCTCCAACCGTTCTCGCGAAGAAGTCCATAGCGGGATTGGGACCATGGAAAAAGCCACCGATGGTTTGAACCGTATCAACACTACGATTCGTTCCTCGGGCGAAATCATCGACGCACTGGGTTCGCGCGCCGACAACATCGGCAAGATTGTCGAGGTGATCGACGATCTCGCCGAACAAACCAACCTGCTGGCGTTGAATGCCGCCATCGAAGCAGCTCGCGCCGGTGAGCATGGGCTTGGATTTGCCGTTGTGGCCGATGAAGTACGCAAGCTGGCAGAGAAGTCGGCTCAGTCCACGAAGGAAATTTCGGAATTGATCCAGAGCATCCAGAAAGAAGCACGACGCGCGGTCGACAACATGGAAAAGAGCACCGCGATCGTGAACGAAGGCTTGAATCTGGGACAAGACCTCAACGGTGCACTGCGCAAGATTTCGAACGTCGTCACCGAGGTTTACAAGTTTGCGCAGGAAATCGGCGCCGCCACCAACGAACAGTCGCATGGTTCGTCGCAGATTGCCCGTGCCACCACTCGCCTGAACGAGATTACGCACGAAATCAATTCCGCGGTCGAAGAACAGGCTTCGGGAGCACAAGCGGTCGTGAAAGCCATGGAACGCATGCGGGAACTTGTGCAGAACTCGACTTCGGGTTCGACAGAACTGGCCGCTTCGGCGGAACAGATGTCAAAGATGTCGCGCGACCTGCTCGGCTCGATGGATACTTTTTCATTACGGCCGGGTGAAGGCACGTCCAGCATGTCCCGGGGCGCGGCCCGCCATGCCACCGCTGGAGGGCGCCAGTAG